The segment GCCGGCCATCATGGTGCCACCAGTGGCGATCAGGTCGTCAATCAGCAGCACGCGCTGGCCGGGTTTAACGGCATCAGTGTGCAACTCGACCGTGGCACTGCCGTATTCCAGCTCATAAGTTTCTTCCACCGTAGTGAAGGGCAGTTTGCCTTTTTTACGGATGGGGATGAAGCCCACATTCAATTCGTGAGCTATCACGGCTCCGAGAATAAAGCCGCGAGCATCTAGGCCTGCGACCACATCGGGGCGCAGTGCTGGGTCCATATAACGCTGAACAAAGGCGTCCGTCATCACGCGAAAGACCTTGGGGTCTTGCAACAAAGGCGTGATGTCACGAAATTGCACGCCCGGCGCGGGCCAGTCCGACACGGTGCGGATATGGTCACGCAAATAGTCGTTGACGCTAGTGGATGTCTGCATAGGGCGGCCTCAGGGATTCAAAACGGACGACAGTGTATGAGCTTAGAGCCAAAATACAGGGTAAAGGGATGTTATCCACAGGCTCGATAGTGCGGGTTGGATAAAATCGCAATATGAATTCTGATGCTGCCAATTCGCGATTGATCGACGTACCACGTGCCTTGAACTTAGCTCGTGAGGCTCTGGATATTGAGGCTGAGGCTTTACGCGCCATGTCCGCTCGCCTCAACAGCGCTTTTACGCAGGTCGTGCAGCGTGTGCTGCAACTACCGGGTCGTGTGGTGGTCATGGGCATGGGCAAGAGCGGGCATGTCGGCCGAAAGATTGCGGCGACGCTTGCTTCCACCGGCACCCCTGCTTTCTTTGTACACCCTGCAGAGGCCAGTCACGGTGACTTAGGGATGCTCACACCCGACGACTTGGTTCTGGCCTTGTCCAATAGCGGTGAAACGGATGAGCTGACCGGTGTTTTGCCAGCCATCAAGCGCATGGGCGTGCCTCTGGTCGCCGTCACTGGCGGCCTGCAATCCACGCTCGCCAAACACGCAGACTGGGTGCTGGACACACATGTCGATAAAGAAGCTTGTCCGTTAAATCTGGCGCCTACTGCCAGCACCACAGCGCAACTGGCTATGGGTGATGCATTGGCTGTTGCCCTGCTCGATGCCCGAGGCTTTGGTGCCGAAGATTTTGCCCGCTCCCACCCCGGTGGTGCGCTGGGTCGCCGTTTGCTCACCCATGTGCG is part of the Comamonas sp. Y33R10-2 genome and harbors:
- a CDS encoding SIS domain-containing protein, with amino-acid sequence MNSDAANSRLIDVPRALNLAREALDIEAEALRAMSARLNSAFTQVVQRVLQLPGRVVVMGMGKSGHVGRKIAATLASTGTPAFFVHPAEASHGDLGMLTPDDLVLALSNSGETDELTGVLPAIKRMGVPLVAVTGGLQSTLAKHADWVLDTHVDKEACPLNLAPTASTTAQLAMGDALAVALLDARGFGAEDFARSHPGGALGRRLLTHVRDVMRKGAELPQVAQDVSTVALMREMSAKGLGCSAVVNAAGELLGIFTDGDLRRSVEAGVDLRSQTAQDVMHANPLTIKPDLLAVAAARMMEEHGVTAVLVTDEHKQLQGVVHIRDLMRAKVI
- a CDS encoding adenine phosphoribosyltransferase, which codes for MQTSTSVNDYLRDHIRTVSDWPAPGVQFRDITPLLQDPKVFRVMTDAFVQRYMDPALRPDVVAGLDARGFILGAVIAHELNVGFIPIRKKGKLPFTTVEETYELEYGSATVELHTDAVKPGQRVLLIDDLIATGGTMMAGKRLLEKLGAIVVEGAAIVDLPELGGSKHLKDSGLSLFTLVDFAGH